In the Deltaproteobacteria bacterium genome, GAGTTTGGTATGTGAGCGAACGATTCTTTCACGATGTTGGGTTTTGCCCGTTTGTGTTAACTATTTAAACTTTGAATACCAAACTGCTCAATTTCCCCTATTGTGTTGTAAGCAAAAAGAAAATAGGTTTTCTTTGGTTCGCGTAGTTTGGAAACAAAATTTAAGGCCAATACAGTAGTAGTGCCAGATGCAAATGGTGTCAATATCGCAGCGCGAATACATTAAGTGCGCCAGTGACTGAGTGAGAGTAGTGCGGCAACAAATAGTCTAGTCGTTATAACATCATGGGGAGAGAGGAGATTTGAATCGACGAAGTGGTAGTGGACGAAAAAAATGCTTAGGGGCAGTTGTTTTTTTTGTCGCTGTTCTTAGCCTTGTTTGCGGCTCAATTGCTGCAGCACCGGACGCTAGTCAAAGTTTGGATGTTCCAAATATAAAGGCTGGTTTGTGGAAGGAAGGCAAGGCGGTGTTTTCCGATGTCCCAATCTTCGATGTTTTCTTGCAGTACGCCAGGGGGTATCGGCCCCAACAGCCGGTAAAATTTAGTCACAAGACACACGTTGAAGTTAACAAAATGGAATGTCAATATTGCCATTCCGGTGTTCATAAATCCTCGTTTGCCACAGTCCCCTCGCTGGAGCTTTGTATGGGTTGTCATAACACCGTTAGACCAGAGTTGCCGGACATTCAGGCACTGAAAAAGAGCTACGAGGTCAAGGAGCCCATTTCTTGGGAGCCTGTAAATCATCTTCCGGAGCATGTTGTGTTTAATCACGAAAGACACGTTAAGGGCGGCGTCGGTTGCCAAAACTGCCATGGGCAGGTTCAGCTCATGGATCAGGTGGAAATGGTTTCGTCGCTAAAAATGGGTTTTTGCGTCAGTTGTCACAGAGAATACGGGGCAAGTCTTGACTGTGCGGTTTGCCATTATTGAAAATTGTTAGCAGGCGGGGCGGAAAATTAAGTTTTAGTTCATTATTTATTTTATTATAGATGGTTGCAAGTGGCGAAGAATTCTAAGTTTTATACAAGGCGGGACTTTCTAAAGGTAGTTGGGGCTACTGGTGGGGTGGCGGCTGTAGGCTGCACGCAACGCCCGATTGAAAAGATCGTTCCATTTGTAAATCAGCCAGACGAAATAGTGCCAGGGGTTGCTAGTTGGTATTCTGCTACTTGTGGAGAGTGCAGTGCGAGCTGCGGCATAATAGTTCGAAACCGCGAGGGAAGAGTTGTAAAGGTTGAAGGCAATCCGATACACCCAATAAACTTAGGTGGCCTGTGCGCTAGGGGGCAGGCCTCCTTGCAGGCGGTTTACGATCCAGATCGCATTAAAGAACCGCTTAGGCGTGCTCAGGATGGCTTCTTTGGTGCTGTTTCTTGGAAAGAGGCCATTGGCCAAGTAAGTGCGAAAATAAAATCGCGCCCAGCTGGCAAAGAACTTGTTATTTTAACCCCAAAAATTTCTGGAAGTGTATCCAAATTAATTTCTGAATTTACAGCCAAGGTCGGAAATGCGCGACACGTCGAGTTTGAATTGCTCGGCAGTGATGCAGTCGAAGAGGCAGCTCGCCGCACTTTTGGAACCGGGTACGGCGTTCGCTATGATTTTTCTGAAGCAGACGTCGTAGTGGGCTTTGGAGCAGATTATTTAGAGACTTGGATTTCTCCTGTCGAATATTCCAGACAATGGGCTAGTCGTCGAACTCATAACGACAAGCGCCAGATGAGCTATGTGGTTCATTTTGAACCGAGGCTATCGCTTACTGCGGCTAATGCCGATAAATGGGTCATGACTAGTGTTGGCTCCGAGACAGACTTGCTTCGAGGGTTGCTTAAATCATTGTTCTTAAATGGCCTAGAAAGTGCCCCGGCATTTTCGCGTTACGAGGCAAACGCAAAGCAAATGGTTCAGGGTATTGACGTCGGGGAGGTTGAGAGGAAAGCGGGCATCCCGAATGGCGAGCTAAATGCTTTAGCGAAGCGGCTTGTGCGGGCAAAGAGTTCTTTAGTAGTTGCAGGTGGTGTTACGGCAAGTGGTGCCAATGGCGTGAGCGCCGTTGTGCTGTCGAACATTATCAATTGCCTGCTCGGCAATGTTGGTCGCAGTGTGAAAGTGGAGAAGGCGAAGGGCAATAGAGACAAGACCACTCACGCTGCTATGCAAGAGTTGATTGACTTGATGGCGGACTCAAAGAAAAAGTCCGTTTCAATGTTAATAGTCGCGCAAGTGAATCCCTACTATAGCTTGCCTAGGTCTAGCGGTTTTCATGATGCGCTTGCCAATGTCGAAACTGTGGTTAGCATCGCTACTCATTTGGACGAAACTTCCTCAAGGGCAAATTTAATACTTCCGTGTAGCACGAATTTCGAATCGTGGAGTGACTCGGAGCCTTATTCAGGGATCTACAACCTAAACCAGCCGTCAATGCAGCCACTTTATAAGACGCAGGGCTTAGGAGATACTTTTATCTCGTTGGCTGCCCAAGTGGGACTCGAGCTCGGCAAAGTTTCGAGTTTCTATGACTACGTTCGTGAGAACTGGAAGAGTCGATTGGCTAGTGCGGGCGTTAGTGATTTTGAGGC is a window encoding:
- a CDS encoding cytochrome c3 family protein — translated: MNRRSGSGRKKCLGAVVFFVAVLSLVCGSIAAAPDASQSLDVPNIKAGLWKEGKAVFSDVPIFDVFLQYARGYRPQQPVKFSHKTHVEVNKMECQYCHSGVHKSSFATVPSLELCMGCHNTVRPELPDIQALKKSYEVKEPISWEPVNHLPEHVVFNHERHVKGGVGCQNCHGQVQLMDQVEMVSSLKMGFCVSCHREYGASLDCAVCHY
- a CDS encoding 4Fe-4S dicluster domain-containing protein, which translates into the protein MAKNSKFYTRRDFLKVVGATGGVAAVGCTQRPIEKIVPFVNQPDEIVPGVASWYSATCGECSASCGIIVRNREGRVVKVEGNPIHPINLGGLCARGQASLQAVYDPDRIKEPLRRAQDGFFGAVSWKEAIGQVSAKIKSRPAGKELVILTPKISGSVSKLISEFTAKVGNARHVEFELLGSDAVEEAARRTFGTGYGVRYDFSEADVVVGFGADYLETWISPVEYSRQWASRRTHNDKRQMSYVVHFEPRLSLTAANADKWVMTSVGSETDLLRGLLKSLFLNGLESAPAFSRYEANAKQMVQGIDVGEVERKAGIPNGELNALAKRLVRAKSSLVVAGGVTASGANGVSAVVLSNIINCLLGNVGRSVKVEKAKGNRDKTTHAAMQELIDLMADSKKKSVSMLIVAQVNPYYSLPRSSGFHDALANVETVVSIATHLDETSSRANLILPCSTNFESWSDSEPYSGIYNLNQPSMQPLYKTQGLGDTFISLAAQVGLELGKVSSFYDYVRENWKSRLASAGVSDFEAQWLKFLEQGGDWSNRIEGMSEVGVVQTAFEQKSNASVPSGVKGLSVLAFPSVNSLDGSSANKPWLQELPNPTTTAVWGSWAEIHPDTMKQFNISEGDVVEVRANKASVSVPVYPTKNVHPNVVALPIGQGHEAYGRYAMGVGENVLSLMGGKPEDATFGFVATGAEIFRTSWKEELLLTQGHDYQMGRGIVQSVKLSALKKVSHAHGGGDKHGGEGHENGHDTPQMYRQMEHPMYRWGMAVDLASCTGCSACVVACYAENNIPVVGRELCLEGREQSWIRIERYLDGSDSRPVGFLPMMCQHCNNAPCEPVCPVYATYHNEEGLNVMVYNRCVGTRYCSNNCSYKVRRFNWFKYNWPEPLTWQLNPDVTVREVGVMEKCTFCIQRIKEAQNNAKNAGQPVGDGDVMPACASSCPTKAITFGNLLDEKSNVFHASQDGRAYKVLEHHLNTQPAISYLARIENDT